Sequence from the Rhizobium sp. TH2 genome:
CTTGAACCGTTCGTCGTCCAGCAGCCGGAACATCGGCGCTACGGTGCCGAAGACCGCAGCGATCAATGACGCCTGATCCCCGACCGAAAGGCCCGCGGCGGAGGCGAACTCTTCCAGAGCAGAGACCTGCCGCCGGCTGCCAACAAGCGTCAAGACATTGAAATCAGGCGCCATCTGGAAGGCCGTGACGGATATATTGCCGACGCGGAAATCGAGCTGTTTGGCGTGCTGGAATGCCCCATCGGCGCCTTGCCCCCAAAGGAGCAGCACGCGTTCGCCGATCAGCCAGAACACCCCGGCAACCGGGCTGCGCGCACTGTCACTGCTCACGGAATGCCCTGTAGAAGCTCTTCCTGATCGGCTCTGCCAGATAGGCGAGTGCCGTCCTGTCGCCCGTCACGATATAGACCTCGGCCGACATGCCCGGATAGAGGAACAGATTCGGCTGGCTCTTCAGTTCCGCCGGGTCGATCTTCGCGCGGAACGCGAAAGTCACCTCGCCGGTCTGTTCATTCACAATGCTGTCAGGCGCAATATATGTCACATGGCCGATGAGCGGTCGTAGTTCGGCGGCGCCGAAGGAACTCAGTCTGATTTCCGTCTGCTGGCCAAGGCGGATCTGGTCGATGTCTATGGCCCGCGCACGGCCCTCGATCACCATCGGCTGGTTGGCAGGCACGATGTCGAGCACAGCCTGACCGGCGATGACGGCGGAGCCCGGCGTACGGATCTTGATATTGGCAACGGTGCCATCGAGCGGCGCCCGGATCGCGGCTTTGGCGACGACATCCTCGGCCGAGATGATCTGCTGCCGGACGCTGGAGATCTCGGCCTGGGCCTGCTGCAGGTTCTGGGAGACATCACGGAGATACTCGTTTCGCCGGTTGGTGAGCGACAGCGCGAGCTGGGTTTTCCGCTGGCTGTTTTCCGCGAGCGCAGCTTCCGTTTCGGCAATCCGGGTCTCGAGTTCGACAAGTTGGAGTTTCTTGTCGTTCAGCATGGCGTTGGTGATCAGCTTCCTCTTTTGAAGATCAACATACGTTTCATAATCTCGGCGCACCACAGCGGCTTGCTCGATATTGGACTTCTTGCGCGCCTCGATCGCGACCCGCTGGCTTGCCAGCTGTGCGATACCAGACTCGTCGGCGGCGATCTGGTCGCGGTAGAGGCTTGTGCGCTCGGTGAACAGGCGCTTCTCGGTCGCGAGCACGCCATCCGCAACCGACGCATCCACCCCATCAGGCGTCTTTGCGTCGAAGTCATAGGTCTTTTTCCCGTCACGTTCGGCGACCAGACGGGCCTGTCTCGCCTGGGCAGCAAAATAGAGATGGCGGAGTTGCGTGAGCGACGACTGGCTGCGGGTGACGTCCAGCGTGGCCAGCAGGGCGCCGGCCTGCACCTTGTCGCCGTCCTGAACCAGGAGCTGCTTCAGCGTGCCACCTTCCAGATGAGACACGGTCTTGGTATTGCTCTCGACAATAACCCGGCCGGACGCGACCGAAGCAGAGGCCATTTCAGTTGAGGCTGCCCAAGCCATGAAGCCGCCGATGCCCAGGACGAGGATCGACAGGCCGAGCAGGATAGGCCCGAGCAACGTCACCTGGTTGCTCTGCTCTTCCTTCAACACGTCTTCCCATTCGCTGAGCGCCGCCTTGTCAGGGGCGGAATAGCGATACTCGGCGGGCGAAAGCGTTACCTGTTCGGCCATTTATTGCGCTCCGTTTCCGGTGACCGCGCGAATCCGCTTTTGCCGGTCTTGCGAGCGTGGCTCGATCATCTCGATGACTTCGGTGCGCGGTCCGAATTGCTTGATCGCTCCATGTTCGAGGATCATCATCTTGTCCGCCACGGCCATCACCGAAGGACGATGCGCGATCATGATGATGATCGCACCACGCGCGCGGGCCTGCCGGACCGCCGCGATAAGCGCCTGCTCGCCATTGTTGTCGAGATTGGAATTCGGCTCGTCCAGGATAATCAGTTTCGGGTCGCCATAGAGCGCGCGGGCCAGCGCGAGCCGTTGCATCTGGCCGCCGGAAAGCATGTGCATGCCTTCGGCGATCGGCGTGTCGTAGCCGTGCGGAAGCCGTCCGATCAACTCATGAATGCCTGCCGCCTGCGCCGCACGGATGACATCGCGCGGATCGCTGTCCTGCATCCGCGCGATCGTCTGCCGGATCGTTCCGTCGATGATCGAGAGGTTCTGCGGCAGATAGCCGACCGCCTTGCCGAAGGAACCGCGCTCCCACAGATAGGTCGAATGACCATCCAGAAACACACCGCCAACGGTGGGCTTGATGATCCCGGTCAGGCACCGCGCCAGCGTGGACTTGCCGGCGCCGGACGGTCCCGCAATGCCCAGCACTTCGCCGGGGCTGAGGCTGAAGTTTATGCCACGCAGGACGGGAATGTTGCGACCCTCGGGCAGGTAGACCAGGTTCTCGACGGAGAGATCGCCATCCGCGACAGGCGCCGGCATGCTCTGCCGCGCCGATCCTTCCGTCTCTATCAGCTTCTTGATCCTGCCCCAGGCATGAAAGGCTTCGACCCAATGGCGCCAGCTTTCGATCATATGTCCGAACGGCGAGACGGCCTGACTGGTGAGAACCATGCCGGCAAACAGCACGCTTGTCGTAACCGAGTGATTGAGCACCAGAAATGCACCGGTCGCAATGATGACCATTTGCAGGCTCTTCTGCAATGACCTGGATATCGCCAGCACCACTCGCGAACGTACGTCGGCGGTCTTGGAGAACTCCAGCATCTCTGCTTGCGAGCGGCGCCAGGTGCGCACGAGCGCCGGCAACATGCCCATGGCCTCGATCGCCTCGGCGTGGCGAAGCGAATTCGCCACCTCCTGAACGTGCCGGGCCTGCGCTTCGTTCGCGGCCCGGATCGCCGGACGCGTCAAGACGTCGGTCACGAAGTTGAGTGCGATCATCACCAGGATGAAGCCAACCGCGACCGCGGCATAAACCGGGTGGATCAAATAGAGCGCGGCAAGAAAGACGATCGACCAGAACGCGTCGAGAGGAACCGAAATCGAATGGCTGGAAATAAAGGCGCGAAGCTCGGCAATATCCTTGATGACCGAACCACCCTCATGCACGCCACCCTCGATCGAGCGTATGACACCGGCCTGAAGCGCGGGCAGATTCAACTTTTGTGCGAATCCATGCGCCATGATCGTGTAGGTCCAGTTGCGGACGAAATCGAGCAGGCCGTAGATCAGGATGCCCAACCCGCCGATGATCATCAGGCCATAGAGCGTGTCGTAACTCTGGGCCGGCAGGACACGATCATAGACCTGGATCATGAAGATTGCGCCGATGAGCATCGAGAAATTGAGGAAGAAGCTCACCGCCCCGGCATAGATGAAGCCGCGCAGGAACATCTTCCGCGCGGACTGGAGAAGCGCAACTGGTTCTGGCCGCATCACAACCCATTCTCATTGGCAATTTCATCGTCTTATACAGTCAAAGCATCGCGTTTGCCAGACGGAACCGCCGGTGCGTCACCTTGCATATTTCGCGACCGCAAAAAGCTGCATTCATGCCCGGAAAAATACCGCCCATATCGCCTTCGGATCACCTTAGCTCTTTCACAAAGGAGAAAAGCGGTGTATTCCAGCACACAACCGGTGGCTTCGTTAACCAAAAGTTCGTGACGAATATATGTTAAGGGACCCTTACCGTCCCGATTACAGATATTGTCATTTGCAAAATATGGCAGGCTATGCGAGAACGCCGGGTAATACGCTAGACTCGTCTGATTCGTAGAGTGGGAAAGGAAAAAACATGGCAACGATAACTGGAACTGCGGGCTTTGACGTTCTGGAAGGCACCGGAAGTGACGATGAAATCCAGGGCCTTCAGGGCAACGATTTGCTCTTGGGCAACGATGGCGACGATCAGCTCGCCGGCCAGAGCGGCAATGATTGGTTGTACGGCGGCGACGGCGACGACCTGCTCGGCGGCGGCACCGGCAATGATTATCTGTCGGGCGGCGAAGGTGCCGACACGTTTAACTTCGGTGCCAAGTCCGGCAAGGATGTGATCACCGATTTCGATGTGGAGAACGATCTTCTCCAGATCACCAAATCGAAGACCATCAAGAATGTTGCCGACGTCATCAAGCAGAGCAAGTTCAAGAACGGCGACGTCGAGATCAATCTCGGCGGCGGCAACAAGATCGTCCTCAAGGATGTCTCGAAGGCCGACTTCAAGGCCAATCCCGAAGATCACATTCAGATCATTTGATCCTTATCAGGTTCAAGGAAAAGGGCGCCGGTGGCGCCCTTTTTTGTTGCTGTTTTCCGGAGCAAGCAGGCGAGCGAGGCCGCCCTTTGCTCTCAGGCATAGCGTTGCCAGATCGTCTTGTAGTCGCAGTACTTGTCGATGGCATGCACCGAACGGTCGCGACCGAAGCCCGACTGCTTGAAGCCGCCGAACGGCGTAGCAAGGCTCGAAATATCATAGGTATTGATCCACACCGTGCCGGCGTGAATGCCTTCGGACACACGATGCGCCTTACCCATGTCGGACGTGAACACCGCTCCAGCCAACCCATAGTTCGTGTCATTGGCGAGCTTCAGCGCCTCTTCTTCACCGTCGAAGGCGATGGCCGTCAACACAGGTCCGAAGATTTCATTGCGTGCCAGTGAGTCACTGTTGGACTTGGCGACAAAGACGCCGGGCGACATATAGGAACCACCCGTCTCGGCCATGACGTGCTCCGCGCCGAAGGCACGTTTCGAGCCTTCCTTTTCGCCGGCCTCGATCATCCCGAGCACCTTTTCAAGATGCGCGTCCTCGATCAGCGCTCCGATCTGCGCCGATGGCTCAAAGGGATGGCCGAGCGTGATCTCGCGCGCCGTTACCTCTTCGATCTTCCTGACCAGTTGATCCATGATTCCCCGCTCAGCGAGCAGCCGTGTCGATGCATGGCAGGTCTCGCCGGCATTGTAGAAGCAGCCCCAGGCCGCAGCGGACGCGGCAGCGTCAAGATCAGCGTCGGCAAAGACGACGATAGGCGACTTGCCGCCGAGTTCCAGTGCCACGCGCTTCAGATTGCTCTGCGCCGCATAACCCATGATCAGCTTGCCGACTTCGGTCGAGCCGGTGAACGCGATCATGTCGACATCCATGTGCCGCGCCAGCGCCTGCCCCGCCTCTTCGCCATAACCCGTGACGACGTTCAGCACGCCATCCGGCAGGCCGGCCTGGCTTGCCAGTTCGGCGATGCGGATCGCCGACAGTGACGATTGCTCGGCGGGTTTCAACACCACCGAATTTCCTGCTGCGAGCGCCGGGCCGAGCTTCCAGCTGTCGATGATCAAGGGATAGTTCCACGGCGTGATGGCGCCGATGACACCGAGCGGCACCTTGCGCACGATAGCCCGGTCATTGGGTCCGGTCGGCGCGACCTCGTCATAGAGCTTGTCGCAAAGCTCGGCATAATACTGGATGCAATTGGCGGCGAGCGCCACGTCGACATTGAGCGACGCCATCACCGGCTTGCCCACATCGATCGTTTCGAGCAGCGCCAGTTCCTCGCGGTTTTCCCGGATGAGATCGGCCCATTTCAGCAGGATGCGCTTCTTCTCGGCCGGATCCTTTCGCTGCCAAACGCCCGATTCGAAAGCGGCACGTGCCGCTGCCACCGCCCGATCCACATCCGTCACCTTGCCGCGCGCAAATGTGCCGCCCGGCTTGCCGTCCATCGGGCGGATGCGGACGAAGGTCGTGCCGTCGGCCGCGTCCTCGAACCCGCCGTTGATGAACATCCGGCCGTTGAGCGTGGTCGCGTCGAGCGCAGACTGCCAGTATTCGCGCGTATATTGACCGGTCATCTCAGCCTTCCCTTTGCATTGTCATGATCGCTTGGGCGAATGTATCGAGGTCGGAGTCGGAGACGTCACGGATCGTCGAGCGCCGCATCGGCTGGTTCTCTGGTGCCTTCATCTCGCCCGCGAGATCGGCGGTGGTGCATTTATCGAACGCCGCTGGGATCGCGCGCTTGATGCCACAGGCATCCATAAGCCGGCTAACGAATACAGGTATTTCCGATGCACTCTTCAGGCCGAGCACCCTGGCGGCTTCGTTCAGGTCGGCGGTATCGGCCTCGGCAAGCCAGGGCATCGACACTTCGAAACCGAGCGCGGTCGCCAGACCATGATGGATCGGCGCAAGCCCGGCCATCGCATGGGAAATATTGTGCGCGATCGCGGTACCGCAATTGTCGATCGCCACGCCACCATAGCAGGAGCCGAGCAGAACCTTGCCCCGCGCCTCGACATTGCCGGGATCGTTCACCACAGTCGGCAGGTTGGCGGCGATCAGCCGCATGGCCTCATGGCCGAACACCTTGCCGCCCGGATGCGCATTGCGGTTGGTCGAGGCCTCGAAGGCATGGATGAAGGCGTCCATCCCGCACCATGCCGTGAGGTTCGGCGGCAGGGACACGGTAAGCGCCGGATCGAGAATCACCAGATCGGCCTTGCTCTCCGCACCCCAGATCCAGAGCTTCTTGCCCTCGGGCCCGGCGAAAATGTTGGTCGCCGAGGTCTCGGAACCGGTGCCGGCGGTAGTCGGGATGGCGATCTTCTTGAGCGGCTTCTTCGGCAGCGGATTGGCGGCGAGTGCATAATGCATGGCATCTTCGCCGGAAGCCGCCGTGCAGGCGACGATCTTGGCGATATCCAGTGCCGAGCCGCCACCGATGCCGATCACCAGATCCGCCCCGGCTGCTACCTGGCTCGCATCCTTGACATGCTGGAGCTTGGGCTCGCCCGCGAAACCCGAATAGATCACAGCCTCGATGCCGGCATCGTTCAGCGCGCTGGTCACCCTGGCGCCAAGTCCGCTGCTGGCGAGGAAGCCATCCATGACGATGGCGGCTTTCCTGATATCGCCGAGGTTCTTGGCGTGGCTGGCGAGATTGTTGATTTCATCGGCTCCGAACTTGATGTCCGGAATGGCGGAAAGCGAAAATTGCATTAATGTCTCCGGGAGCGAACGACCCGCAGCCCGGATCATCTCACCCGCGAAACTATCGCGTTCGCGCGCCATTTCAGACAGTCAAATGCGACATAAAATCTAGGTTTGAAGGGGCAAAAAGCAAAGCCCCCGGCATTGCCGAGGGCTCGCATAGATCAGGTCGGATCAGATCGCTCAGGCGGCGACGGAAGCCAGGCTTTCGAGGTCCGAAACCAGCTGCGCCGCGCGCGTCTTGCCCTCGTCGCTGTGCACGATCTCGAGATCGGCCTTCGCCAGCTCGATACGCTTTGCCAGCGCGTCTTTGCGGAATTCCGCAACGGGAAGCGCGGATTCGGCCAGCAGCGTGCAGCTTGTCGGCAGGATGTCGGCAAAGCCGCCGAACACCACGAACTTCTGCGTCTCGCCGCCTTCCTGCTTCACGGTCACGACGCCGGGACGGATCGTGGTCATTACAGGCGAGTGATTGGCCATGACGGTCATTTCGCCTTCCGAACCCGGAAGCACGATTTCCGTGACCTTGGCCGAGAGCAGCAGTTGCTCGGGCGATACGAGTTCGAAATTGAAGCTTTCAGCCATTCGAATTCACTTTCTCTGCAGCATGTCGCGCAAAAGTGTGAAGCGGTTTTGCGATAACGACATGCTCAAAACAAGAAGTCAAAGCGCTATGCGCTTTGAAAGGCGGTCGGCGCGGCAAGTCTCCGCGCCCTCGGGAGCGCAGCATAGCTGCGCCCCTGGCATCATCAAGCGGCTTCGGCAGCCAGCTTCTTGGCCTTCTCGACCGCTTCTTCGATCGTGCCGACCATGTAGAAGGCAGCTTCCGGCAGGTGGTCGTAGTCGCCGTTCACGAGACCCTTGAAGCCCTTGATCGTGTCTTCGAGCGCAACCAGCTTGCCCGGCGAACCGGTGAACACTTCGGCGACGAAGAACGGCTGGCTGAGGAAACGCTCGATCTTGCGGGCGCGGGCAACGGCGATCTTGTCCTCTTCGGAGAGTTCGTCCATGCCGAGGATGGCGATGATGTCCTGCAGCGACTTGTAGCGCTGCAGGGTCGTCTGCACCCGGCGCGACACTTCGTAATGCTCCTCGCCGACAACCATCGGGTCGAGCATGCGCGAGGTCGAGTCGAGCGGATCCACGGCCGGGTAGATGCCCTTTTCCGCAATCGAACGCGACAGAACCGTCGTTGCATCCAAGTGGGCGAACGAGGTTGCCGGCGCAGGGTCGGTCAAGTCGTCGGCGGGGACGTAGATCGCCTGCACCGAGGTGATCGAACCCTTGGTGGTGGTCGTGATGCGCTCCTGCATGGTGCCCATGTCGGTGGCGAGCGTAGGCTGATAGCCCACGGCCGAAGGAATACGGCCGAGCAGAGCCGACACTTCCGAACCCGCCTGGGTGAAGCGGAAGATGTTGTCGACGAAGAACAGCACGTCCTGACCCTTGTCGCGGAAGTCTTCGGCGACGGTCAGGCCGGTCAGAGCGACGCGGGCGCGGGCACCCGGCGGTTCGTTCATCTGGCCATAAACGAGGGCTGCCTTGGAGCCTTCGCCGCCGCCTAGCTTGTTGACGCCCGACTCGATCATTTCGTGATAGAGGTCGTTGCCTTCGCGGGTACGTTCGCCGACGCCGGCGAATACCGAGTAACCGCCGTGCGCTTTCGCGACGTTGTTGATCAGTTCCATGATCAGAACCGTCTTGCCGACGCCGGCGCCGCCGAACAGGCCGATCTTGCCGCCCTTGGCGTAAGGTGCCAGCAGGTCGACGACCTTGATGCCGGTGACGAGGATCTGTGCTTCGGTGGACTGCTCGACATAGGACGGAGCGTCCTGGTGGATGCCGCGCTTGTAGGGCGTGACCAGCGGACCGGCTTCGTCAACCGGCTCGCCGATGACGTTCATGATGCGGCCGAGCGTTTCGGCGCCGACCGGAACCATGATCGGAGCACCGGTGTCTGTGACGACCTGGCCGCGAACGAGACCTTCGGTCGAGTCCATGGCGATCGTGCGAACGGTGTTCTCGCCGAGATGCTGAGCGACTTCGAGAACCAGGCGGTTGCCCTGGTTCTGGGTTTCGAGAGCGTTCAAGATCGCCGGCAGATCGCCACCGGCAAACGATACGTCCACGACAGCGCCGATGACCTGGGTCACCTTGCCGACGGAGCCTGCTGCTGCAGTGGTTTCCACAGCGGATTTCTTCGTAGCTGCGCGAGCCATGATATATCCTCTTTCCTAACTCTTAGAGCGCTTCGGCGCCCGAAATAATTTCGATCAGTTCCTTGGTGATCTGGGCCTGACGCTGGCGATTGTAGCTGAGCGTCAGCTTGTTGATCATCTCACCGGCATTGCGCGTGGCGTTGTCCATCGCGCTCATCTTGGCGCCCATCTCGCCGGCGACATTCTCGAGCAAGGCCCGGAAAATCTGCACGGTGATGTTGCGCGGAATGAGATCGCCGA
This genomic interval carries:
- a CDS encoding F0F1 ATP synthase subunit epsilon; amino-acid sequence: MAESFNFELVSPEQLLLSAKVTEIVLPGSEGEMTVMANHSPVMTTIRPGVVTVKQEGGETQKFVVFGGFADILPTSCTLLAESALPVAEFRKDALAKRIELAKADLEIVHSDEGKTRAAQLVSDLESLASVAA
- a CDS encoding hemolysin-type calcium-binding protein, translating into MATITGTAGFDVLEGTGSDDEIQGLQGNDLLLGNDGDDQLAGQSGNDWLYGGDGDDLLGGGTGNDYLSGGEGADTFNFGAKSGKDVITDFDVENDLLQITKSKTIKNVADVIKQSKFKNGDVEINLGGGNKIVLKDVSKADFKANPEDHIQII
- the atpD gene encoding F0F1 ATP synthase subunit beta yields the protein MARAATKKSAVETTAAAGSVGKVTQVIGAVVDVSFAGGDLPAILNALETQNQGNRLVLEVAQHLGENTVRTIAMDSTEGLVRGQVVTDTGAPIMVPVGAETLGRIMNVIGEPVDEAGPLVTPYKRGIHQDAPSYVEQSTEAQILVTGIKVVDLLAPYAKGGKIGLFGGAGVGKTVLIMELINNVAKAHGGYSVFAGVGERTREGNDLYHEMIESGVNKLGGGEGSKAALVYGQMNEPPGARARVALTGLTVAEDFRDKGQDVLFFVDNIFRFTQAGSEVSALLGRIPSAVGYQPTLATDMGTMQERITTTTKGSITSVQAIYVPADDLTDPAPATSFAHLDATTVLSRSIAEKGIYPAVDPLDSTSRMLDPMVVGEEHYEVSRRVQTTLQRYKSLQDIIAILGMDELSEEDKIAVARARKIERFLSQPFFVAEVFTGSPGKLVALEDTIKGFKGLVNGDYDHLPEAAFYMVGTIEEAVEKAKKLAAEAA
- a CDS encoding type I secretion system permease/ATPase — its product is MRPEPVALLQSARKMFLRGFIYAGAVSFFLNFSMLIGAIFMIQVYDRVLPAQSYDTLYGLMIIGGLGILIYGLLDFVRNWTYTIMAHGFAQKLNLPALQAGVIRSIEGGVHEGGSVIKDIAELRAFISSHSISVPLDAFWSIVFLAALYLIHPVYAAVAVGFILVMIALNFVTDVLTRPAIRAANEAQARHVQEVANSLRHAEAIEAMGMLPALVRTWRRSQAEMLEFSKTADVRSRVVLAISRSLQKSLQMVIIATGAFLVLNHSVTTSVLFAGMVLTSQAVSPFGHMIESWRHWVEAFHAWGRIKKLIETEGSARQSMPAPVADGDLSVENLVYLPEGRNIPVLRGINFSLSPGEVLGIAGPSGAGKSTLARCLTGIIKPTVGGVFLDGHSTYLWERGSFGKAVGYLPQNLSIIDGTIRQTIARMQDSDPRDVIRAAQAAGIHELIGRLPHGYDTPIAEGMHMLSGGQMQRLALARALYGDPKLIILDEPNSNLDNNGEQALIAAVRQARARGAIIIMIAHRPSVMAVADKMMILEHGAIKQFGPRTEVIEMIEPRSQDRQKRIRAVTGNGAQ
- a CDS encoding HlyD family type I secretion periplasmic adaptor subunit; amino-acid sequence: MAEQVTLSPAEYRYSAPDKAALSEWEDVLKEEQSNQVTLLGPILLGLSILVLGIGGFMAWAASTEMASASVASGRVIVESNTKTVSHLEGGTLKQLLVQDGDKVQAGALLATLDVTRSQSSLTQLRHLYFAAQARQARLVAERDGKKTYDFDAKTPDGVDASVADGVLATEKRLFTERTSLYRDQIAADESGIAQLASQRVAIEARKKSNIEQAAVVRRDYETYVDLQKRKLITNAMLNDKKLQLVELETRIAETEAALAENSQRKTQLALSLTNRRNEYLRDVSQNLQQAQAEISSVRQQIISAEDVVAKAAIRAPLDGTVANIKIRTPGSAVIAGQAVLDIVPANQPMVIEGRARAIDIDQIRLGQQTEIRLSSFGAAELRPLIGHVTYIAPDSIVNEQTGEVTFAFRAKIDPAELKSQPNLFLYPGMSAEVYIVTGDRTALAYLAEPIRKSFYRAFREQ
- a CDS encoding aldehyde dehydrogenase family protein, encoding MTGQYTREYWQSALDATTLNGRMFINGGFEDAADGTTFVRIRPMDGKPGGTFARGKVTDVDRAVAAARAAFESGVWQRKDPAEKKRILLKWADLIRENREELALLETIDVGKPVMASLNVDVALAANCIQYYAELCDKLYDEVAPTGPNDRAIVRKVPLGVIGAITPWNYPLIIDSWKLGPALAAGNSVVLKPAEQSSLSAIRIAELASQAGLPDGVLNVVTGYGEEAGQALARHMDVDMIAFTGSTEVGKLIMGYAAQSNLKRVALELGGKSPIVVFADADLDAAASAAAWGCFYNAGETCHASTRLLAERGIMDQLVRKIEEVTAREITLGHPFEPSAQIGALIEDAHLEKVLGMIEAGEKEGSKRAFGAEHVMAETGGSYMSPGVFVAKSNSDSLARNEIFGPVLTAIAFDGEEEALKLANDTNYGLAGAVFTSDMGKAHRVSEGIHAGTVWINTYDISSLATPFGGFKQSGFGRDRSVHAIDKYCDYKTIWQRYA
- a CDS encoding iron-containing alcohol dehydrogenase, with amino-acid sequence MQFSLSAIPDIKFGADEINNLASHAKNLGDIRKAAIVMDGFLASSGLGARVTSALNDAGIEAVIYSGFAGEPKLQHVKDASQVAAGADLVIGIGGGSALDIAKIVACTAASGEDAMHYALAANPLPKKPLKKIAIPTTAGTGSETSATNIFAGPEGKKLWIWGAESKADLVILDPALTVSLPPNLTAWCGMDAFIHAFEASTNRNAHPGGKVFGHEAMRLIAANLPTVVNDPGNVEARGKVLLGSCYGGVAIDNCGTAIAHNISHAMAGLAPIHHGLATALGFEVSMPWLAEADTADLNEAARVLGLKSASEIPVFVSRLMDACGIKRAIPAAFDKCTTADLAGEMKAPENQPMRRSTIRDVSDSDLDTFAQAIMTMQREG